The sequence below is a genomic window from Rhodococcus sp. 4CII.
GGCACGGTTCGGTCTGGGACCTCTGCGCAGACATGGTGGGTGTGGCGATCGGGTTGTCCGCTCAGTCCGCGATCATGCGCTCCCGCAGCACGGCCTGAACCGCCGTGTCGAGGCCGAGGCCGTCGGAGAAATACCCTTCGATGGTCCCGTAGTGCTCGCGCATCACGGCCAGCGACACCTCGAGGTACTGCTGACGAACTCCGAGCACCGGCTCGAGCAACGCCGGGTCGCCGCCGGCGTCGACGAACCGCTCGAACACGCCCGCAAACGACGGAAGCAGAAGTTCGTTGGTCAGCAGGTAGTCGTGGAAGACGTCCTCCTCGCTGACCCCGACGAGCAGCAACAGCGCCGCGGTGGCCCAGCCCGTCCGGTCCTTGCCCGTGGTGCAGTGCACGAGAGCGGGCAAGGCGCCGTCCGAGGCGAGGCCGCCGAACAACGCCCGGTACGACGACACGGCGCTCGGCATCAGGACGAAATCGCGGTAGCTGCCTTCGAAGTACTCGATCGCGCGTCCGCCTCCCAGCTCGCGTTCGGCGATCATCGGGTCGGCGATCACCTGGAGCATCTGGGCGGGAATCGACCGTATCCCCTTGTCGGCGAGCACATCCAACGCGACCGCACGCGCCCCGCTCGGGAGAGTGTCGGGGGCCGCGTCACGTTCGTCGGCGGTGCGCAGGTCGTAGACCGTCCGAATGCCGAGGTCGGCGAGCAGCGGCAGGTCCGTGTCCGCGACCCGGCTGAGATCGGTCGATCGGTAGTACACGCCCGTGCGCACTTTCTGGCCGTCTCCGGTTCGGTAGCCGCCGACGTCTCGCAGGTTGGGCACGGACGTGAGCGGTATCGGCGTCATGCGTCGACGGTACCGCCCAGCACCCGGGCCAGCGCATCCACGGCGGCGTCGAGTTCCGCGGTCGTCACCGTCAGGGGCGGACGGAACCTGATCCCACGCTTGCCGGTCGGCAGGATCAGCACCCGCTCGCGGTCCCGCAGGTCCGCGACCACCCGGTCCCGTCGCTGCGACGTCGGGAGCGTGATCGCGCACATGAGGCCGCGTCCCCGCGGCTCGGTCACGTCGGCGTTCGCGCGGGCGAGTCCCCGCAGTCGTTCGAGGAGGTGCGCCCCGGTCATCCGGGCCCGGTCGACGAGCCGGTCCGCCTCGATGATCTCGAGGATCCGGCGGGACCGCACCATGTCGGTGAGGTTGCCACCCCAGGTGGAGTTGATCCGCGAGCTGACGGCGAACACGTTGCCGGGGACGTCGTCCACCCTGCCGCCGGCCATGATTCCGCAGACCTGGGTCTTCTTACCGAATGCGACGACGTCGGGGTGCACTCCCAATTGCTGGTACGCCCAAGCGGTGCCGGTGAGACCGCATCCGGTCTGCACCTCGTCGAAGACGAAGAGAGCGTCGTTGTCTCGGCAGAGTGCTTCCATCGCCTGGAAGAATTCCGGGCGGAAGTGGTGGTCTCCCCCCTCTCCCTGGATCGGCTCGGCGATGAAACACGCCACGTCCGAAGGGTTTTCCGCGAAGGCGCGGCGCGCCTGGTCGAGTGCGTGACGTTCGGCTTCCTCGACATTCCGCCCGTCCGCGAGGTACGGGGAGTCGATGCGCGGCCAGTCGAACTTGGGGTACCGCGCCACCTTGCCGGGCTCGGTGTTGGTGAGCGACATGGTGTATCCGCTGCGGCCGTGGAACGCCTCGGTCAGGTGGAGCACCTTCGAGCCGAGCGCCGGGTCGAGCCCTCGGCTCTCGTTGAGCCTGCTCTTCCAGTCGAACGCCACCTTGAGTGCGTTCTCGACGGCGAGTGCGCCACCGTCGATGAAGAAGAGGTGCGGCAGTGCGGGATCCCCGAGCACGCGGGCGAACGTCTCGACGAACCGCGCCATCGGGACGGTGTAGATGTCGGAGTTGCTCGGCTTGTTGATCGCGGCCACCGCCAGTTCCCGGCGGAAGGTGTCGTCGTCGGCGAGTTCGGGGTTATTCATCCCCAGGGCCGACGACGCGAAGAACCCGAACATGTCCAGGTAGCTGGTGCCGTCCCTGAGGTCGACGAGATGCGTCCCGCGGGAGCGTTCCAGGTCGAGCACCAGGTCGAAACCGTCGACCAGAATGCGTTCGCGCAGCACGTCGTGCACCTGGCTCGCAGGCAGCTCGCCCCCACTTCCGGTGAATCGAATCGCGGTGCTCATACCGAGAGATTACGTCAAAATTCCTGTCGAGCGGCGGCACTTCGGCAATATATCCGGCACAAGGCTCATTTGTCGTAAAATGTTTGCAGGATGATGGTGCTGCGGGTGTGTACGTTGGCGGTGGCCCGGATCTCCTGCAGCAGGTGTTCGAGCTCCCGCGGCGACGCGACACGCACCAGCAGCACATAGCTTTCCTCCCCCGCTACCGAATGGCAGGCTTCGATTGCGGGGAGGTCCCGCAACCGGGCGGGTGCATCGTCGGGCTGCGACGGATCGAGAGGGGTGATCGCGACGAATGCGGAAAGTCCGTGCCCGAGCGCATCCGGATCGATCTTCGCGGTGTACCCGCGGATCACTTTGCGGGCCTCGAGTCTGCGTACCCTCGACTGCACCGCCGAGATCGACAGCCCGGCCTTCTCGGCCAGGGTCGCCAGAGTCGCCCGGCCGTCGGCCACCAGCTCCTGCATCAGGACCCGATCGATGTCGTCGAGAGGAGTATGGGGTGCGTCGCTACGGAAAGATTCCACCACCAGCGCAGGCTAGCCCAGCGGAGGTGCACGATGGATGAAACCTGGGAGCTGCGCGACCGCTTCGCCCGGCGTCGCCTCGACGTTCTGGTGCGCCACGCGTCGTTTCACGCGCTCGCCGACCCGGACCGGATCGTGGTTTGCGGAGTCGCGCGGGATTGCACTGACACCCGAAGGGCGCGAATGGTTCGACCGCCCGGCAGTCGAGTTCGGCGTCCGTGCGTGGTCGGCGGCGCGACCGACGCTCACCTACGGTGGCTCGCCAAGACGCTCGGCCGGCCCGTGACGAACCCGGTCGTGCTCTACCGACGACAGCAGGACACCACCCGAGAGAGGACAGCATCGTGAATCTTCCCGCCCCCGAGGAGTTGTGCCGACGCGCCGAGGATGCGCTGATCCGGTGCGGTGCCGAGATCACCGAGGCCGGCGGCCCACTCGTCGCGCGCACACCGATCACCGGAACCGAATTGCGCACGGTGACCGCCAGCAGCGCCGACGACGTGGACCGGGCGATCACCACAGCGTACGAGGCATTTCTGGAGTGGCGGTCCGTCCCCGCCCCTCGGCGCGGCGCCGTGGTGCGCCGGCTGGGTCAGCTTCTGACGGAGCACAAGACCGATCTGGCCGAACTCGTCACCCTCGAGGCAGGCAAGATTCCGTCCGAGGCGCAGGGCGAAGTGCAGGAGATGATCGACATCTGCGAATTCGCGGTCGGGTTGTCCCGCCAGTTGTACGGCAGGACGATGGCCTCGGAACGTCCCGGACATCGCCTCATGGAGACGTGGCATCCGCTGGCCGTGGTCGGGGTGATCTCCGCGTTCAACTTCCCCGTCGCCGTGTGGTCGTGGAACACCGCCGTCGCCCTGGTCTGCGGCGACACGGTGGTGTGGAAGCCGTCCGACCGGACTCCGCTCACGGCGATCGCGTGTGATGCCCTGCTGGCACAGGCGGCCCGGGACGTCGGCGCACCCGCAGGAATCCACGCGGTGATCCAGGGTGGGGGCGACGTCGGCGAGCGACTCGTCGACGACGCTCGCGTCGCGTTGGTCAGCGCTACCGGGTCGGTGCGGATGGGTCGCGCCGTGGCGCCACGCGTCGCCGCGCGTTTCGGCAAATGCCTGCTCGAACTGGGCGGCAACAATGCGGCGGTCGTCGCCCCGTCAGCCGATCTCGATCTGGCGGTTCGGGGCATCGTGTTCTCCGCGGCAGGAACGGCGGGGCAACGCTGCACATCCCTGCGGCGGCTGATCGTCCACTCGTCCGTCGCGGACGAACTGGTGCAACGTATCTCCTCGGCCTACGGCCAGCTGAAGGTCGGGAATCCGTTCGACGACGGCGTCCTCGTCGGTCCGCTGGTGAACCGATCCGCGTTCGACGCCATGCAGACCGCGTTGGACAAGGCCCGCGCCGACGGCGGCACCGTCGTCTGCGGCGGCGAACGCAGCGGTGGCAGCGACTCCGCCTACTACGTCTCGCCGGCCGTCGTCCGCATGCCTGCCCAGACGTCGGTGGTCCGGGAAGAGACCTTCGCACCGATCCTCTACGTCCTCACCTACGACACCTTCGATCAGGCGATCGCGTTGCACAATGAAGTGCCCCAAGGCCTTTCGTCGTCGATCTTCACCACCGATCAGCGTGAGGCCGAGCGGTTCCTCGCGGCAGACGGTTCCGACTGCGGCATCGCCAACGTGAACATCGGCACGTCCGGCGCGGAAATCGGTGGAGCCTTCGGTGGAGAGAAGGAAACGGGCGGCGGACGTGAGTCCGGGTCCGACGCATGGAAGGCCTATATGCGCCGCGCGACCAACACCATCAACTACTCCGACCAACTCCCGCTCGCACAAGGGGTGGAGTTCACCTGATCGACGGTGCCGACCGGCTACTCTCGGGGCGTGAGCAACTGGACCGAGATGGCGCGTGAGATTGCCGAGAACGTGTTGTTCCCGGTGGCCGACAGCGTCGACGCCGACGGCGAGATTCCCGACAGTCACTTCGAGACGCTCGCGGCCGACGGCTTCTACGGGCTCGCGGCACCCGGCGAGGACAGTGTGACGCCGTCGGTGCTGGTCGATGTGATGGAGACATTGTGCGGCGGCTGCCTCGCGACCGCGTTCACGTGGATGCAGCATCACGGCGTCGTGGCCGGTCTCGCCGGCTCACCGAAACACCGCCCTGCAGGATCGCTACCTCGACGGTCTCATCGACGGCACGGTGCGGGCCGGCGTCGCGCTGGCCGGCGCGATTCCCGTCCCGCCGACACTGTGGGCACGCAGCGTCGACGACGGATACGTACTCGACGGGGTGTCGCCGTTCGTGACCGGCTGGGGCATCGTCGATCTTCTCCAGGTGTCGGCGCGCGACGAATTCGACGACTCCATCGTGCACGTCATCATTCCCGCGCAGCCGCTGCGAGGGCTCACCGTCGAGGAACTGCCGCTGATCGCGGCCCGCGGGTCCAACACCGTCCGGTTGACATTCGACGGGCTCGCGGTGCCGCGGGATCTGGTGAGTGCCGTCGTCTCCCCCGACGATTTCGCGAAGAGCCAGATCTTCGGGTCGTGGATCAACGGGTGCATGGCGATGGGTATCACCCGCCGGGCGATCAGCGAATTGGACACTCTCGGGGTGGACGCGGACCCGTTCGAGGAGCAGGCCGCCAGGGCACGCCTCGATCTCAACGCCGCCCTCGAGGGCCGGGCCGACATCTCCGATGCGCGCGCTCGCGCTTCGGAACTCGCGATCCGTACCGCGACCGCCCTCGTCACGGCGAAGGGCAGTTCGTCTCTGCTGGCCGGGAACACCGCGGAACGACTGATGCGCGAGGCCACTTTCACGCTCGTCGCAGCGGGACGGCCGGCGATCAAGTCCGCGTTGCTTCAACGCCTCGGCCGCGACTAGCGGCTTCGTACCGAAAGTAGGTCTCGTCCATGGCATGCCGTATCAGTGAACTCGTGCTCGGTTGCCGCGATCCCGAGGTGCTGGCGCGGTTCTGGTGCGAGGTCCTGGACTTCGTGATGCTCGACCGCGAGGGCGACGAAGTCATCGAGATCGGGCCGCGCGAAGGGTTCGGCGGCCCGCAGCCGACGATCATTCTCAGCCGCCGAGACGAACCGGAACCCGGGAATCCCCGGCTGCACATCGACGTCAACGCCACCGACCGCGATCAGGACGCCGAACTCGAACGCCTCCTCGAACTCGGCGCACGCCCGGCCGACATCGGCCAGACCGGGGAAGAGCCCTGGCACGTCCTCGCCGATCCCGAAGGCAACGAATTCTGCCTGCTCCGAGCACGCCTCGCTCCACTTTGACAACCTCGCCGGCGCGGGATCCTCTGCACCGCGTCGAGTTCGTGGCCACCGGAGCTGCGCGTGCGTACCTGTCGGTGCCGTCGTCTACCGTCTGACGGCTCCACCGTCGTTCGCTCCGGCAGCAGTACCCGCCGCGGATCTCGCGACTGTGTGACTGCAGGCCTCGACTACGGCACTCGGCCGTCGGCTCGCGCCCGGTCACGCAACCGCCGGCGAGCCCGATCGATCAGCTCACCGGCATGGTGTCGGTGATTGATTCGCGGTTTTCTGTCCGGGTCGATGCGCGGCGGCGGTATCCATTCGGTGCGTCCGGCGTACGCGTCCCCGGGTGGCACGCTGGTGGTCGCCCAACCTGTGGGCCCGTCGTGCACCCGGGCACGGCAGTGCGGGTTCGGCGAGCTTCAGTGCGTCGTCGACGGGGAGGAGGCCACCGGTGGCTGTGGTGGCCACCCCGCCGGCTGCCTTCCCGAGTTGGTCGAGGGTCATGGAGATGATCGCCGCGACAGGCATACCCCGATGCCGACCGAGGATCCCGGATTCGAGAATCACCCGGAACATCGCGCTGAGGGCGTCGTGGTTCCGCTGCGCAGCGGTGCGGGTGTCCCTCGCTGCGGCGGCTGCCACGGCGTCACGATCGATCGACGGGTCCTCGGCGTCGCCGCGTGGTGACGATCGTCGCCCAGTTCCCGTCGGGATCGAGATGAGCGAGGAAGCGGTGGCCGGCATTCTCCACGTCCTCCGGAGTACCGCCGCGCGCACATTCGGCCAGGATGGATTCGGCTGTGGCGATGTCCGAGTTCGGCACGGCGTGCGGGATCTTGCGCATGATCTTCGCGACTGCGCGGGCGTGGTCGGGGCCGATGGCACCGTCGCGTCCGCTGGGTTTCGGTACACGCCACACGGGGGCC
It includes:
- a CDS encoding tyrosine-protein phosphatase, with product MTPIPLTSVPNLRDVGGYRTGDGQKVRTGVYYRSTDLSRVADTDLPLLADLGIRTVYDLRTADERDAAPDTLPSGARAVALDVLADKGIRSIPAQMLQVIADPMIAERELGGGRAIEYFEGSYRDFVLMPSAVSSYRALFGGLASDGALPALVHCTTGKDRTGWATAALLLLVGVSEEDVFHDYLLTNELLLPSFAGVFERFVDAGGDPALLEPVLGVRQQYLEVSLAVMREHYGTIEGYFSDGLGLDTAVQAVLRERMIAD
- the lat gene encoding L-lysine 6-transaminase, which encodes MSTAIRFTGSGGELPASQVHDVLRERILVDGFDLVLDLERSRGTHLVDLRDGTSYLDMFGFFASSALGMNNPELADDDTFRRELAVAAINKPSNSDIYTVPMARFVETFARVLGDPALPHLFFIDGGALAVENALKVAFDWKSRLNESRGLDPALGSKVLHLTEAFHGRSGYTMSLTNTEPGKVARYPKFDWPRIDSPYLADGRNVEEAERHALDQARRAFAENPSDVACFIAEPIQGEGGDHHFRPEFFQAMEALCRDNDALFVFDEVQTGCGLTGTAWAYQQLGVHPDVVAFGKKTQVCGIMAGGRVDDVPGNVFAVSSRINSTWGGNLTDMVRSRRILEIIEADRLVDRARMTGAHLLERLRGLARANADVTEPRGRGLMCAITLPTSQRRDRVVADLRDRERVLILPTGKRGIRFRPPLTVTTAELDAAVDALARVLGGTVDA
- a CDS encoding Lrp/AsnC family transcriptional regulator → MVESFRSDAPHTPLDDIDRVLMQELVADGRATLATLAEKAGLSISAVQSRVRRLEARKVIRGYTAKIDPDALGHGLSAFVAITPLDPSQPDDAPARLRDLPAIEACHSVAGEESYVLLVRVASPRELEHLLQEIRATANVHTRSTIILQTFYDK
- a CDS encoding aldehyde dehydrogenase family protein, whose translation is MNLPAPEELCRRAEDALIRCGAEITEAGGPLVARTPITGTELRTVTASSADDVDRAITTAYEAFLEWRSVPAPRRGAVVRRLGQLLTEHKTDLAELVTLEAGKIPSEAQGEVQEMIDICEFAVGLSRQLYGRTMASERPGHRLMETWHPLAVVGVISAFNFPVAVWSWNTAVALVCGDTVVWKPSDRTPLTAIACDALLAQAARDVGAPAGIHAVIQGGGDVGERLVDDARVALVSATGSVRMGRAVAPRVAARFGKCLLELGGNNAAVVAPSADLDLAVRGIVFSAAGTAGQRCTSLRRLIVHSSVADELVQRISSAYGQLKVGNPFDDGVLVGPLVNRSAFDAMQTALDKARADGGTVVCGGERSGGSDSAYYVSPAVVRMPAQTSVVREETFAPILYVLTYDTFDQAIALHNEVPQGLSSSIFTTDQREAERFLAADGSDCGIANVNIGTSGAEIGGAFGGEKETGGGRESGSDAWKAYMRRATNTINYSDQLPLAQGVEFT
- a CDS encoding VOC family protein is translated as MACRISELVLGCRDPEVLARFWCEVLDFVMLDREGDEVIEIGPREGFGGPQPTIILSRRDEPEPGNPRLHIDVNATDRDQDAELERLLELGARPADIGQTGEEPWHVLADPEGNEFCLLRARLAPL
- a CDS encoding DUF222 domain-containing protein, which codes for MAAAAARDTRTAAQRNHDALSAMFRVILESGILGRHRGMPVAAIISMTLDQLGKAAGGVATTATGGLLPVDDALKLAEPALPCPGARRAHRLGDHQRATRGRVRRTHRMDTAAAHRPGQKTANQSPTPCR
- a CDS encoding DUF222 domain-containing protein yields the protein MWRVPKPSGRDGAIGPDHARAVAKIMRKIPHAVPNSDIATAESILAECARGGTPEDVENAGHRFLAHLDPDGNWATIVTTRRRRGPVDRS